The nucleotide sequence AcattctcagtgatgtcgagaaaactcacttgtagagaaatttatatgcaaaaatagcacgtttgggttgagaaaatattttacgtagaagagcgaacaacgtttcgaccttcttcggtcatcgtcaggttcacaaagaaagaaagaggtaactgaccggaagctgaccacatgtttggaaggggttatgtaactgaatgtcagaatgtagagggcggtattagatgtttgaatatataattttatttattttattatatttaatataggtataaaggcgttcctttatattggtttattttgggtttaagttgttgtataagtaaggcttctttaattttgcgtttgtttatgtttgtttctttatttagtatttgagtgttttctatggttttgttgtgtttatttgacttgcagtgttcgaaaacgtgtgaagatgacttttatgtacgctcttctacgtaaaatattttctcaacccaaagtaAGACATTCTGGCCTCTCTCTTTTTTCTAGTTTGCAGTGTAATTAGTAAGTAACGATTGGAAAAAAGTTTTGTAACGTTGAGTGTAAATTATTCAAGATTTACGCTATGAATTCTTTATTACGAACAGTTTAAGTAACGTACGTTATTTTGTGgcaaaaattacatatttttctttcaaatgaaGCTAGTAATCGTTGTCAttaaacatatgttttaaaaacaggTTCTTTTAAGATTTCAAGTGCCCGTACCAATATGTAAAATAGTGAAATTTGCCTTTAAAAGGTATAGGTATCAATCAGTCCAGGTTCCAGTTTTCCTCAACTTGGGGATAAGCCAATGGTACGTATAATGAGGCaacatttaaaattgaattaaagaATGGCATTAGCTTGGGGAGCCAACGACATTTCAAGGGGGAGTAATCCCCTCAGCGCCGGCCGTGACAGCCTTTACCAATGTCATGACTAGGTCACACGGTGTATGAAGTCCTATAGATTTacttaatataatgttattttgtagaTTTAAAACGTGGGTTACCACCCCATCTAATGGTAACTGATTTCTAAGAAATTCAATATCACAAAATCCTGTATCGTAAGAAGTGACAAAGCTAATTAATTGGGATAGTTAATGTCACCAAATACTGTATCGAAAGTCTTAACAGTGTCAATTAATTAAGACAGTTAACATCACTAAATTCATAAGTCTTAATATTGTCAATTAATTAAGACAGTAAACATCACTAAATACTACATCATAAGTCTTAacactgttaattaattaaagcaattaatataactaaataccgtatcataaatattaacacTGTTAATTAATTATGCTCTCACCCTTATTCAGAGGGCGGATAATGAGTTTGTGATAATCACCCACTTTTTCTATAATCTTCtaagtatcgaaactcagtttttagcgttataagttcgcacACATATTGCTGAGCcacagaatgttttttttgtttttttttacggaACAGAGATATTTGACCAGTGtcatatttttacaaacagtAAATTGATTGATTAACACTATCTCATCATTCAGGAATAATAAAAAGTTCGAAATAGATATTAACATTTAGACATAATTTCAGAAGaggtttgtttgtacttaaacataaagttatacaatgggcgaCCTTTGCTCTACTCCTATCGGGTATCGAAGGCCGGTTTCCAGCGTAACAAGCCTTCAGAAAAGGAAAATGAAAGAAAGTTGAGTAGAACAATTAGTTGGGAGTagagatgtttatataataactgaCAGTTAAACCATTAAGAAAGTACACTGAAAACACAAGTGAAAATCGAGCCATCATAATACACAACTATCAATATTACATATAAGTTATTAAAGTTAGAGACAgtctacaaaataattaaaattatcaggACGACTACAACCgaataaagataagaaaaaaataaaaggtaaaaaagtGACAGTGTAACGTTATACTAGGTTCTAACTGATAATATCTCAAAATACTAAACGTTATGTTGTTACTGAGTAAGgccaggtatggccaggtggttaaggcactcgactcgtaatccgagagtcgcgggttcgaatacccgttacaccaaacacgttcgccttTCCACtcatagggacgttataatgttacggctaatcccactattcattggtaaaagagtagaccaagagttggcggtaggtggtgatgacaagctgccttctttctagtcttacactgttaaattagggacggctagcgcagatagatctcgtgttgctttgcgcgaaattcaaaaccaaaccaagttACTGGGTAAACTGGgcgaagtgtttgtttgttttttaattttgcggaagattactcgagggctatctgcgctagccgtccctaatttagcagtgtaagactagagggaaggcagctagtcatcaccacacaccgctagctcttgggctactcttttaccaacgaatagtgggattgaccgtaacattataacgctcccacggctgaaaagggccaCCATGTTTCGTGTGGCAAGGATTCAAATTCGTgactctaagattacgagtcgagcgccccctaaccacctggtcatgccgggtaaatcatattttatacaaTGACTTCTTACTgcatctataaaaataaatatttttgtattattattattattattgttaaggtGACATAATTTATTGTATGCTTCTTCAATGAAAtactactttttaaaaaaatgtcgcTAAATAAACCGTTTTAATTCTTAAGTGATGCAATGTTTGATTTGGGATGCTCAGTATACCACAGTTGACGTGTATTCAGAATGTCCTAATGAAAAATCGAATCAACCTTTAAATATGCtctagaaataatttatttacttttaactaaATAAAGGAAGTCTTTCCTGTGCCAAGAAGTTCATGGTGACGTCGAAACAATGGTTTCTAAAATGGCAAGCAGAGAAGACGACTTCCCTGTCAGTCACTTATCCACTGAAATTCCATCTCCAGACCTTCGAAGACCTTCATCACCATGGCAACGAAACTGTTCTAGGAACATTCAGTCGACACGAAAAACCCAAGTTCGAAGTAAGATTTCGataacttttctttttatcaaaagaaataaaaaaacattaatattaaaaaattaattattgaaaaacatttgttttatttaaatgttagtagAAAAATATTACACATGAACAGTCTCAATCGATGATATGTATATCcacttttttatatatgtacgaattgttgtttttcagttcgTATACACGAACAACTGTAGAAATAAATTGatgtttgaataaaaacaatataagtttaaattaaaaggTTCTGGATACgtagttatttatttgttgaatttgcACAGGTACTAGAGTCACTTGcactagtcgtttctaatttagaagaGATAAATTAGAGGGATGACAAATGATgaacatcacccatcgccaaatctCGAGCTATTCTTTACGAAGAAAGGTTGAATTGATGGTTGAATTATAACGCTCCTGTGGCTAAAAGGGCAAGTTCAGTTACGGTATCAGGAACATCAAAACTACATATTGCAACTTGAGCGCCCTAACCGTTAGTTTAGATCATGTTGCGTTGTTAGATATAgaccagaaaaaaaatatattggaaTTTTCATATATCTCCGTACAAGTTTTGTAATTAGCAATTGCTGAATTTGTCTCAAGTAGAGAACTTTATCGGACTATATTGTAGGAAgttatgataaaaaaagaaaaaaaaaaaacattaaaaataactcGCAGATTTTGCTTCagcgtttaaaaataaaatttaatcctaatttagcagtgatagaccagacaaaaggcagctaattaacaccACATGCACCGCCAATTCTCGGGCTggacttttaccaacgaatagtggaatttactgtaacattataacgttcctatggctgaaagggtggaCACGTTCAGTATAAAATTTACAGACGACTTCCCACTACTTAACCGTAGCGTTGACATTCTTGTATAATGCTGTAACCAACTGGAATAAAACTCCATATCCGATGGACAAAGGTTCGTTTCACTCTTTAAAAACATCTTCTATGtgaactgggcccggcatggcctagcgcgttaaggcgtgtactttgtaatctgagggtcgcgggttcgcgcccgagtcgcgccaaacatgctcgccctcccagccgtgggggcattataatgtgacggtcaatcccactattcgttggtaaaagagtagcccaagagttggcggtgggtggtgatgactagctgccttccctctagtcttacactgctaaattagggacggctagcacagatagccctcgagtagctttgtgcgaaattccaaaacaaacaaacaaatctattcgAACTAATTCGTTTGTGACGTCATGCTGTTGACCATGTAAACAAATGAATATGAATCAGTGATTAAAACAATAAGTGAATGTTATTAAAGTCATTAGTTATACATCATTTGTGAACTACCATAATAAATTTACCTGTTTCTGACACGTGTAATATACTTCaacgaaaatattttctttttctaaagaattgttttaatgaaataaagatagaagtatttttactaattcGATAGCATACCATAATCGAttagaacatttttaattttatagacgCGTATCTTGTCTGTTGTTCTCGCCGTagtagtttctttaattactttgtgataaggcccagcatggccaggtgggttaaggctttcgactcataatctgatataatctgagggtcgcgagttcaaatccccgtcgcaccaaacgtgctcgccctttcagccgtggggcgttataatgtgacgattaatcccactatgcgttggtaaaagagtagcccaagagttggaggtgggtggtgatgactagctgccttccctctagtcttacactgctaaattagggacaactagcgcagatggccctcgagtaactttgcgcaaaattcaaaacaaaccaactttgtGATAAAATTCATCACGAcgctttttgttgttatttttttaattaaccaGGAAACAAGAAAAGAAGGGCAACACCTGTCGAGTCTGTTGAGACTAACAAAACTTGCGTAGAAATTTCAGTTCCTGGTAAAACAGATAGGGTAGAATCTGTGCGTCGCTTTcatgataagaaaacaaaaccagaGGATTTGGTTAAAATATCTAAAGTGAgtagtattataatgttatttatttttatgtatttgtgattctcatattttattgttctgaTAATATGAAGTACAATGACTTCGAGAACTGgaataatatgaaaaacagtGGCATCAAAAACTGGGATAATACGAATCATACTGACATCGAGCGCTAGAATAATAAGGAACACACTGACTTTGTGAGATaggataatattaaatatacaaaacactgAATAGGGGCCGGGATTCTgttacagtagatgtctgtgacttcctggcgataaattcgaacaataaaaggacagcacacaatccaatcatcttaaaataatatattcaaataaagcCAAACGTATGTACAATAATTCTGTGCACTATAGGGTGTCACAGTTGTGTCTAAAGCTCTAAATATGTAAATTGGTAAATAACGTGACAATCAAGGCCGATATCGAATCGCTGTAGATTGGAATGCATCAGAACtgcattttaacattgtttggagtTTTGTAAGTACTGTGTGCGTGTAGTGTGTGGTTGATCGATTTTGAGAAATATATGCAACAACCCTTTTTGGGATAAaaattcatacactcagatcacaaAGATATATTCAGATTAGGGATTTTGAACTTCCCTAAATTTCCCTACATAATatcatcatgaaacaaaaatgtagatCATCTTCATGACCCAGAAACACCCAAAAAATATCTGCAATAATGAAACTTATGAAAAGCAAAAATCAAGTAATTTGTAAACCTCCTACATTGCCACCACATATGAACATTTTCTTCAGAAGAAGTGTATTTGGCACCTTATCTGACATATGGGAAAAGCGGAAATATCAGAGATCCTAAGTTTCAAGTATAGCCATATATACCCTAGAACTATCGACTGGAGGCTACTCTCCGaaaaattgctgcagacttgaaatgctctccAAACACTGTCCAGTACATCCTAGATCGTGagacaagtaaatttgaaaataaaaaagtaagaggtggaacacctaaactcaatgatacagatgttaagtatctttgtttatgtagccttcaggacagaaggaagactgctactgatctcaagcatgagataaacaaccatgtatcaaatgacagaaaagtgtccagatctacagtatcaagaagactcaacgataatggaatatttggtcatgtagaaGTTTAAAAACCTATATTTTGATCTCCAAGTATTGCCAAGAAACgaaaatttgctttaaaaaatacaaaaactagaCTGTTGATATTTGGAAAAAGCAAGTTATACGTCCAGCGGAAAGAAGATGAAAGATATTTCAACGCATATCATCTTCCATGAAGCATGGAGgaagcagtgtgatggtttgggggtgttttACTTCTGAggtgacaggagatatttgcaaaatatttgaaataatagaccagcgcaagtaccatcagatacttaTCCACCGAGGTAGAATCATTTAACAATACAGAAACCACTGGCTATATATAGGTTGGATGTAAAATTAGTTAGCCGAGAACGAAGCTATTGGAGTCATTCAAACGATGCAATAGCCTCCACAGAACTTCGATCTCAACCCAGTTAAGCGGATCTGGGATTTGATTGatcaaaaacttaacaaatcaaaagtCACTTCCAAAGAAACTTATTGGAGTGTAATAGACACATTTGGAATGAAATatcaaaggacactttgattaaatacgttgcaacaatgcctgaaagactctGCAGTCATTAAAACAAAAGGaggacaaacaaaatattaaccgtttactgaactcaagcacttccactaaGATTCTGTTGttctaaatataaagattaataaaatgttgatgttattCCGTGTGATTTACCTCTCATTGTTCTTTTAAAGTAGCCTAATATATAACTTTTGACTTTATTctaacatttttgcacagtactgtagaACGCATTTCGGTCACTTTGAAATGAATAGATCCTGAGAAAGAAAGATAGTGAGGGAGACTtctaatcagttttttttttttccagtggtGAGCTTGTGTGTTAAgaataggggttcgattcctgtgACAGCTCTGCGCAGACGACCTACCCTGCAGCTTTCTGTttgaaacgaacaaacaaataaacacatttttattttgttctttctccGTAGGATTTTAGAAAGTTTAGTCAAGACAGCCAAATATCTTCAGGCAATAGTAGTCTGTCACCTTCCAGCAAGTGGTCATTACGAAATAACCAGTTAGGTTGTTATACTTCCTCATGTGATCATCAGGGGGAGCGTTCTTGGAAGaggtaattattttgtattattttaagtgAATAAATGACGTAATGTGTGCTGAACCTACGcagatatttttcaatatattttttcaaataacttttttaactaaattttatttgtttgtgagaACAGAATTTTATAAAGGATTTTCTGGAAGATTATTATACATATGGAAAGCTTCGCTTACAcctactttatttaacactaaCTAAAGTACCAGTCttctggacggaagttatgtaagttTGTATTAATAATAGGTGATTACTTTAGAACACGAAAAGtcgcttcccttatatgtaattgtttttaaaaagtcacaaaatgcccgtaaaaactgcaaaatgcatAACTGAAATTTTGTACGTAACTCCGTATGGACTTAATAAAACCTTcgaccaattttggtgaagatccatctgtACCGAACTAGTTAAATGGACAAacaacagatagtactattatatttatatagatatataactgttattgaaataactttaaaataatgttcgCTACTTGCCTGTACTTGCTTCTGCACCCTACGGAATTATGATTCAACGAGTTAAGTCTAGAATCGATATCCGTAATAGAAACTGTGTTCTGACTGAATTTCTTTCACTAGCTAAAATAAGATTGTAATATTGGCAGAAATCGCTTCTCTTTGTCCCctccatttttcttttcttttttcatcacAAGAGCAACTATGACATTATAGGCAGAAATAAAAGTTTCTTGTATTTCATTTACGACATCACAAAAATAACCTGGTCTGAATAACGTAAATAGCCATTGTAAACACCCTTACTTTAAGGTACAAATTTATACAGTTAATTTTCTGACCAACAGAGATTGACGAGTGAAACCTTGATTAAAACATTGTGCATTATGAAACTACGTTGTAATCAACTAACGAGTACAAAGTAGGTTTACAGACGTAACGGAAGGAATTCTCAGTGAATACGCTAGGCTTAACATGATACAACGATTAACGTACGTACCGTCTCAGGATGTATATGAAACTGTGCTGCTTAGTCACGTTCAAtagtatttcaaaacattatacgCTGATGTTCCCCAAGAATGGAAAGATTTAGTTGAAAGAGAGATTCCCCCAACTACAAATACGACACAATTTACTTTTGATGTGTTTGATTCAGACGGTGAAAATGTTATTCACTTGAATGATCCACCTGTTAAAACAGGTTACAGGTTGTTACGCTAGAACTCTACTTCCTTTACGGAAGAAATTACTGCttggaaagatattttattatatactaacaggaagaaaatacataaatatacttatcatCCATTTATGGGCTCTGTCTTTGCTGATGtggattatttgttttatcacaatGCCTTAATGGCAAACAATAAACTTGTTTACATGCAAAAACACGACACCGGTTTATGTACATTACATAGTAAAGACACGGAAACAGTAAGGTATTTATATTGCACTTGTCCAATAGTTCAACCCTTCTGGACATTAGCATTcgatattattttctttatcactCGAAAAGCGCTATTATTTAAACAGATAAAACGGATTATTGTAAAAGGCTTTCTTGACAGCCTACGTAGAGATGAAACTTCgaatgtatgttttttattacacaaCTAAATATTGCATTATGACTGTTAGAAAAATTTGTTTAgctaaaaaagttaatttaactttgttgtacttttataaggcacaaataagaaagaaaataagtttgattATTCGAAATAatactgatgttttatttttattctaaacttgtttGTCCTTGTTCagaggcctgacatggccaggtggtcaaggcacacgttttgtaattcgagggttgcgggtttgaatccccgtcataccaaacatgttcttcctttcagctatgggggcgtataatgtgaaggtcaatcccactattcgttggtaaaagggtagcccaaaagttggcggtaggtggtgatgactagctgccttccatcttgtcttacactgcttaattagagatgactagcgcaaatagccctcgtctagctttgtgcgaaattcaaaccaaaccttgttCAGAAcattatactttgtttgtttgtttttttgtttgtttgttttgaattttgcgcattgctactcgagggctatctgcgctagccatccctaatttagcagtgtaagactacatggaaggcagctagtcatcacaacccactgccaactcttgggctattcttttaccaacggataatgggattgaccgtcacattataacgcccccacggctgaaagtgcgagtatgtttggtgcgacagggatgcgaacccgcgaccctcagattacgagtcgcacgccttaacccacctggccaggccgagTTTCATTATACTTTGTTTGTCCCTTGATGATACAAACTATAACAAATAGCTTTATTGAGGTGCATTTTATTGTACAATTGTGtttgcttaatatttttatttgtctccTATGTAATGTATGTGATTATGAGGCCTCCTATGGAGGattcttaactttaaaaaaatgagtAACGGATTTGCAGGTCCAACGTTCTAgcagaaattaaaagaaaacagaaagatTCGTTTTAGCCTTTCTGCTTCTGAGAACATTTTGATGTgtacatttttacaataaatttttacACTCCgaaaaagtttaataaagttaCATCTGGTGCCAAAAACAGGGATTTTGGTATTGATGCTAAagattgttaaattttatatacttcaCGCTCGTGCTTGAAACTAATCATAGCTTTTGCTTTGCAGTGATTGGTCGCGttgatttttaagtattttattcgTATGTTGACCGCATATTGTTATGAATATTTTTCGTCAGCATGTGTAAtaagtgtatttttaaaagaCAATACTAAAGATCCTACTGAAagtatatttgtaaagaaatctacttattatatatttgtctttGGTGGCTTTTCTGGCAACTAAATTAACTCAAAAGTGTATGGCCATCTGAAGGTCTCAGCGGAAAGTTTGAGATCTTATATCGCTAAAATTTGGGTTCGATCCCTGCGATCTGCCCCAGgcagataaaccattgtgtagatttgtgctcaacaagaaaaaaaaaaagcattcgTTGCACAGAAAAGcccaacaaaaattaaaattcaagaaCTCGTTAATTTTATTgatgtaaaaacatatttacatacttaacactcctacgaaaagtggggcctaatgggcctcagagcaacttgaaaagctattaatattaggctaataattttgtatttaaatgaaatttaaatgatatttaatgaaatgaaatcaaatgaaatggcaatttcatttaaatacaaatttattagcctaatattaatagcttttcaagttgctctgaggcctattaggccccacttttcgtggAGTGTTAAACAAACTTGTTCAAAAttggattaaaataattaatttttacgtCTCGCAAGTTAtctaagtatttttaacattatatacctttatttttaacttagaaTACAACAGCGGTCATCTACTTCTGGTCACTGTCTTTCAACGAAAGTCCAAGGAAATCGTGAATTTCGGGAATAATCTGAGATAAACACCAAGATGAGAACAAAATTGTGATATAATATTTGATTATCATTTACAATATCATACATAGTCGAATCTATATTTTCTTGGAGGTTTATGTGTGGAAGGTCTGATAACGTGTGGGCGAAGgattcaaattattaattaaaaattctacATTATACTCACTTAATCGTCATCTGAGCCTAAATATTTAGTTGTTACCTTGAGAATCTTCCATGATCTTGAGGCAGCCAATCACGTGATAGTGAGCGAATTCTGTAAAATGTCTGTGAGGAAATCTAGAGCAAACGAGATTGATTTGACCAATGACAGCGCACCCAAAACGACCTTTACCGCCATTGGTAAAATTGTAACACATggtaatattttatgataaaaccTGTAAA is from Tachypleus tridentatus isolate NWPU-2018 chromosome 2, ASM421037v1, whole genome shotgun sequence and encodes:
- the LOC143243073 gene encoding uncharacterized protein LOC143243073; the encoded protein is MTISLIKKCYITMDENLSRKQKDLGILPNVNDEDEESRFRLLKESMLKFLRISESEKNESTDDDHALNVVSSENGARKKPAEKPKLVENQRTSSGEKGPLKHDKEHTANTQLKDIMKKTRKLTVPLNSSSSAKSGEHVKRRHSSNNGKRRTHDRILKHRTRRMNRKSFLCQEVHGDVETMVSKMASREDDFPVSHLSTEIPSPDLRRPSSPWQRNCSRNIQSTRKTQVRRNKKRRATPVESVETNKTCVEISVPGKTDRVESVRRFHDKKTKPEDLVKISKDFRKFSQDSQISSGNSSLSPSSKWSLRNNQLGCYTSSCDHQGERSWKRIQQRSSTSGHCLSTKVQGNREFRE